AATGGCTCTTTGCGGAAAAGCCTTTCATGATTGGCGAGTGCCAGCACAGAGCCCGATGCCGCTATCATGGCCCGTTTCACATCAACGTCCTGCTGTCCGTCTCCGGACACACCGGCTACCGGATCTACTGCGCAGGTGCCCATCAGGAAGAGATCGGCAATATATTCTCCTGCCTGTTTGCAGGTGGCAAGCCCATAAGTGGTGGCGCCGGCATGGTTATATTGTCCGCCGAGTATGATCAGTTCAATATTCTTATGTTCAGCCATCACAGGTACCAGGGCCTGGTTATTGGTGATGATCCTTGCGGACAGATCGGCTGGCATTAGCGAAGCAATGGCCAGGTTGGTGGTGCCGCCATCCATGAAAATGGTTTGTCCGTTTTTTATGAACTGCTGCGCTTTCAGGGCAATCACTTCTTTTTCTTTTTTCAGATAATGGCTGCGGTCCTGGAAAGTAAGCGGATTTCTCGCGCGTAACATGGCGCCACCGCGCACTTTGGAGAGCAGGCCGTTCTTGTGCAGTATTTCAATATCCCTCCTGATGGTATCTTCCGAAACATCCAGTTTGCCGGCAATCCACTCATAGGTGAGTTGTTTCTTTTTCTTGAGTTCGTTCAGTATGAAATCGAAGCGGTTTTCTTTCAGCATAGCGGATCGTTTACTTTTTGAAGGACCAGGCAATACTGATGCTGAGCATCAACAGAGCGGTGAGGCCAAAGGCCATGTCCAGTGAAAAATGATGTGCGATGAATCCCAGCAGGGCAGGGCCTGCCAGTGATCCTGTATATCCAATGGTAGTGATAACGGGAATGCTCACGGTAGAAGGAATGCCCGGGAGACGGCCACCTTCACTAAAGAAGATGGGAACGATATTGGCCGCTCCGATTCCCAATAAGATATAACCTGCCAGCACCAGGTATATGGAAGGACTGAGTATGGAAATCATCAGACCGGTTGTAGCTATCAGACTGCCTGTGATCACCACTGTTTTGCTTTTCCATTTTTCAACTATTCCATCTCCCAGTAATCTCATCACTGCCATGGCAATGGAGAAAGCGGCATAACCAATCCCTGACAATTCCTGTTGCACCCCTTTCACATCGCGCAGGTATACCGCACTCCAGTCCAGCATGGCGCCTTCAGAAAGAAAGCTGGCAAAACACATGAAACCCAGGAAGAGTACGCTGCCGCGCAGCCATTGAT
This portion of the Pseudobacter ginsenosidimutans genome encodes:
- a CDS encoding DeoR/GlpR family DNA-binding transcription regulator, which encodes MLKENRFDFILNELKKKKQLTYEWIAGKLDVSEDTIRRDIEILHKNGLLSKVRGGAMLRARNPLTFQDRSHYLKKEKEVIALKAQQFIKNGQTIFMDGGTTNLAIASLMPADLSARIITNNQALVPVMAEHKNIELIILGGQYNHAGATTYGLATCKQAGEYIADLFLMGTCAVDPVAGVSGDGQQDVDVKRAMIAASGSVLALANHERLFRKEPFKVCELNVLDTIITDLPSDHKDMHEFHHADLQII